From the Spiroplasma sp. BIUS-1 genome, one window contains:
- the eno gene encoding phosphopyruvate hydratase has product MSKITNIVAREVLDSRGFPTVQVDVTTEFGGFGTAKVPSGASTGSREALELRDGDKSRFNGKGVLKAVSNVNDKIADLVIGMEVTDQVAIDTAMCKLDGDDFKKNLGANAILGVSLAVAKAAASELEIPLYRYIGGTNARRLPVPMLNVINGGEHADSAIDFQEFMIMPVGAPTFSESLRWASETFQALKSLLHDKKDITAVGDEGGFAPNFAWAYPEETIEAFKAKTPVEVALDLLVEAIEKAGYKTGKDGIMIAMDCANSELYIDGKYHFKKIEKLTGKDWSLTTDEMVAFLDKLVDTYPIISIEDGLAESDWDGFQKQVKTMGHKIQIVGDDLFVTNPKITAEGIEKKAANSVLIKLNQIGTLTETIETIQMAQKAGWTAVTSHRSGETEDATIADLAVALNTGQIKTGSMSRSDRIAKYNRLLEIEAELGEAAIYDGLKSFYNLTK; this is encoded by the coding sequence ATGTCAAAAATAACTAACATTGTTGCGCGTGAAGTATTAGACTCACGTGGATTCCCAACAGTTCAAGTTGATGTTACAACTGAATTTGGTGGATTTGGAACTGCAAAAGTTCCTTCAGGAGCTTCAACTGGATCAAGAGAAGCATTAGAATTAAGAGATGGAGACAAAAGCCGTTTCAATGGAAAAGGTGTTTTAAAAGCCGTTTCAAACGTAAATGATAAAATCGCTGATTTAGTAATTGGTATGGAAGTAACTGATCAAGTTGCTATCGATACAGCTATGTGTAAATTAGATGGTGATGATTTCAAAAAAAACTTAGGAGCTAACGCTATTTTAGGTGTTTCTTTAGCTGTTGCTAAAGCTGCTGCAAGTGAATTAGAAATTCCATTATACAGATACATCGGAGGAACAAACGCAAGAAGATTACCTGTTCCAATGTTAAACGTAATTAACGGTGGAGAACATGCAGATTCTGCAATCGACTTCCAAGAATTTATGATTATGCCTGTTGGAGCACCAACATTTAGCGAATCATTAAGATGAGCTTCAGAAACTTTCCAAGCTTTAAAATCTTTATTACATGATAAAAAAGATATTACAGCTGTTGGTGATGAAGGTGGATTTGCTCCAAACTTTGCATGAGCATACCCAGAAGAAACTATTGAAGCATTTAAAGCAAAAACTCCAGTAGAAGTTGCTTTAGATTTATTGGTAGAAGCTATCGAAAAAGCTGGTTACAAAACTGGTAAAGACGGAATCATGATCGCAATGGATTGTGCTAACTCAGAATTATACATCGATGGAAAATACCACTTCAAAAAAATTGAAAAATTAACAGGAAAAGATTGATCATTAACAACAGATGAAATGGTTGCATTCTTAGATAAATTAGTTGATACATACCCAATTATTTCAATTGAAGATGGATTAGCTGAATCAGACTGAGATGGATTCCAAAAACAAGTTAAAACAATGGGACACAAAATCCAAATCGTTGGAGATGACTTATTTGTTACAAATCCAAAAATTACTGCAGAAGGAATTGAGAAAAAAGCTGCAAACTCAGTATTAATTAAATTAAACCAAATCGGAACATTAACAGAAACAATCGAAACTATTCAAATGGCTCAAAAAGCTGGTTGAACAGCTGTTACTTCACACCGTTCAGGTGAAACTGAAGACGCAACAATTGCTGACTTAGCAGTTGCATTAAACACAGGACAAATTAAAACTGGATCAATGTCAAGATCTGATAGAATTGCAAAATACAACAGATTATTAGAAATTGAAGCTGAATTAGGTGAAGCTGCAATTTACGATGGTCTAAAATCATTCTACAACTTAACAAAATAA
- the ruvX gene encoding Holliday junction resolvase RuvX has translation MAKYIGLDLGSKTIGIATSEGYFSNPKETIRFQENNFEDGVNKLNAFLKKEGFEKIIIGYPRNMDGSTGHRVEMVEDFIKVMIDQNVVSQESIERVDERLTTRMAKQVMISADLSRKKQKENKDQVAAKLILETYLNSIK, from the coding sequence ATGGCTAAATATATAGGTTTAGATTTAGGAAGTAAAACAATAGGGATAGCTACAAGTGAAGGTTATTTTTCAAATCCTAAAGAAACAATAAGATTTCAAGAAAATAATTTTGAAGATGGAGTAAACAAACTAAATGCCTTCCTTAAAAAAGAAGGATTTGAAAAAATAATAATAGGTTATCCAAGAAATATGGATGGATCAACTGGCCACAGAGTTGAAATGGTAGAAGATTTCATAAAAGTTATGATAGATCAAAATGTAGTTTCACAAGAATCTATTGAAAGAGTTGATGAAAGATTGACTACAAGAATGGCGAAACAAGTTATGATATCAGCTGATTTAAGTAGAAAAAAACAAAAAGAAAACAAAGATCAAGTTGCTGCTAAATTAATTTTAGAAACCTATCTTAACTCAATTAAGTAA
- the typA gene encoding translational GTPase TypA, with amino-acid sequence MMDKKIINIAVIAHVDAGKSTLVDAFLSQSNVFRANEEVKEQVMDSNDQERERGITIYSKNCAIEYNGYKINIVDTPGHADFSSEVERIMKTVDTVILLVDSAEGPMPQTRFVLSKALELGLRPILLVNKIDKKDQRALEVVDEVLELFMELDANDEQIEFPSLFGTARDGIVQYSMEEKSDNLVPLFETIIKQVGNYPIELAQEPVQLQISSLAYDSFIGRLGIGRLFKGVLKEGQQVAISKNDGSVAKGKISGLFIYEGLKRVAVKEAQAGEIVVISGISDLTIGDTVCEPDKIDALPPIVIEEPTMSMNFLVNTSPFAGRVGKYVTTRNIKERLDKELEVNVGLRVEPLSDSSADGFKVLGRGELHLSVLIETMRREGFELGISRPEVVVRVDEKGNKFEPMEKVIIDVPTEFSGTVINKLNLRKGMMADMDSDGVRDKVTYHIPTRGLIGFKSEFTNDTRGEGVMVKSSIGYEEYKGKIEGRQNGTLVSMANGVTLPYALNNLEERGILFVGPQTEVYDGMIVGLHSRDNDLNVNPTTGKKLTNTRSSGNDDSVKLTPPRKFTLEEALEFIEWDELVEVTPEDIRLRKKWLSENERKQHRNDPH; translated from the coding sequence ATCATGGATAAAAAAATAATAAATATAGCTGTTATTGCTCACGTTGACGCAGGTAAATCAACTTTAGTTGATGCTTTTTTAAGTCAGTCAAACGTTTTTAGAGCAAATGAAGAAGTTAAAGAACAAGTTATGGACAGCAATGATCAAGAAAGAGAACGTGGAATTACAATCTATTCAAAAAACTGTGCAATTGAATATAATGGATACAAAATCAACATTGTTGATACACCAGGCCATGCTGACTTTTCAAGTGAAGTTGAACGTATTATGAAAACTGTTGATACAGTTATCTTATTAGTTGACTCAGCTGAAGGACCAATGCCACAAACAAGATTCGTTCTTTCAAAGGCTTTAGAATTAGGTTTAAGACCAATTCTTTTAGTTAATAAAATAGATAAAAAAGACCAAAGAGCACTAGAAGTGGTGGATGAAGTTTTAGAATTATTTATGGAACTTGATGCAAATGATGAACAAATAGAATTCCCATCATTATTTGGTACAGCTCGTGATGGTATTGTTCAATACTCAATGGAAGAAAAAAGTGATAACTTAGTTCCATTGTTTGAAACAATCATCAAACAAGTTGGAAACTACCCAATTGAATTAGCACAAGAACCAGTTCAATTACAAATTTCTTCTTTAGCTTATGATTCATTTATTGGAAGATTAGGAATCGGAAGACTTTTCAAAGGTGTTTTAAAAGAAGGTCAACAAGTTGCTATATCTAAAAACGATGGATCGGTTGCTAAAGGAAAAATATCTGGATTATTCATTTATGAAGGTTTAAAAAGAGTAGCTGTAAAAGAAGCTCAAGCTGGAGAAATTGTTGTTATTTCAGGAATAAGTGACTTAACAATTGGAGATACTGTTTGTGAACCAGATAAAATTGATGCATTGCCACCAATTGTTATTGAAGAACCAACTATGAGTATGAACTTCTTAGTAAACACTTCACCATTTGCTGGTAGAGTTGGAAAATATGTTACAACAAGAAACATCAAAGAAAGACTAGATAAAGAATTAGAAGTAAACGTAGGACTTAGAGTAGAACCTCTTTCAGATTCATCTGCAGATGGTTTCAAAGTTTTAGGTAGAGGTGAACTTCACTTATCTGTTCTAATTGAAACAATGAGAAGAGAAGGATTTGAATTAGGAATCTCAAGACCTGAAGTTGTTGTTAGAGTTGATGAAAAAGGTAACAAATTTGAACCTATGGAAAAAGTTATCATTGACGTTCCAACAGAATTTTCAGGAACAGTTATTAATAAATTAAACCTAAGAAAAGGTATGATGGCAGACATGGATTCAGATGGTGTAAGAGATAAAGTTACTTACCACATTCCAACTAGAGGTTTAATCGGATTCAAATCAGAATTCACTAACGATACACGTGGTGAAGGGGTTATGGTTAAATCAAGTATTGGTTACGAAGAATACAAAGGTAAAATTGAAGGAAGACAAAACGGAACACTTGTTTCTATGGCAAATGGTGTAACACTTCCTTATGCTTTAAATAACTTAGAAGAAAGAGGAATCTTATTTGTTGGTCCTCAAACTGAAGTTTATGATGGTATGATTGTTGGATTACACTCAAGAGACAATGACTTAAATGTTAACCCAACAACTGGTAAAAAATTAACTAACACAAGATCTTCAGGTAATGATGATTCAGTTAAGTTAACTCCACCAAGAAAATTCACTTTAGAAGAAGCTTTAGAGTTTATTGAGTGAGACGAACTTGTTGAAGTAACACCAGAAGACATTAGATTAAGAAAAAAATGACTTTCAGAAAATGAAAGAAAACAACACAGAAACGATCCACATTAA
- a CDS encoding DnaJ domain-containing protein, with protein sequence MGWRREFKKMKKETQKKSSIFDYSDGISSNIIWNRSMNSANHWVIETLLSEISSFNKDIKEVLSIQELPEELETYTWKIDSISTVENFYSYPMTSYFKETYNSISERLGNYEAALIVAALTKFAYYTTEKFWKVFNYTFANKDINEKPLLRVFEVMQRTSMDSVNGIIEKAFLLIDRKELDPYKHHLLIEEIIDLGDDFTYHWSRMLDQVVDLTVETFVFQNEYGQGNSSTYSSTYSDFFGGDDEDIDDFFEKTKTMVFNDEVNDAFAYFGISKMAKPDEFKKIYRKMAKQFHPDLNPDPSAAIEMKKINMFKEIVEQYYDKYDIV encoded by the coding sequence ATGGGATGAAGACGCGAATTTAAAAAAATGAAAAAAGAAACCCAAAAGAAATCAAGCATTTTTGATTACTCTGATGGTATTTCAAGCAACATTATATGAAATAGGTCAATGAACTCAGCAAATCACTGAGTCATTGAAACTTTACTTTCTGAAATTTCAAGTTTTAATAAAGACATAAAAGAAGTTTTGAGTATCCAAGAACTTCCAGAAGAATTAGAGACTTATACTTGAAAAATAGACTCTATTTCTACTGTGGAAAATTTTTATTCTTATCCAATGACAAGTTATTTTAAAGAAACATACAATAGCATTTCTGAAAGATTAGGTAATTATGAAGCTGCTTTAATTGTGGCTGCTTTAACAAAATTCGCATACTATACAACAGAAAAATTTTGAAAAGTTTTTAATTATACCTTTGCAAATAAAGATATAAATGAAAAACCTTTATTAAGGGTTTTTGAAGTTATGCAAAGAACTTCAATGGATTCTGTTAATGGGATAATTGAAAAAGCTTTTCTATTGATTGATAGAAAAGAGTTAGACCCTTATAAACATCACTTATTGATAGAAGAAATAATTGATTTAGGAGATGATTTCACTTATCACTGATCAAGAATGTTAGACCAAGTGGTTGATTTAACAGTTGAAACTTTTGTTTTCCAAAATGAATATGGACAAGGAAATTCTTCAACATATTCTTCAACATACTCAGATTTTTTTGGAGGAGATGACGAAGATATCGATGATTTCTTTGAGAAAACAAAAACTATGGTTTTCAATGATGAAGTTAATGATGCTTTCGCATACTTTGGTATTTCAAAAATGGCAAAACCAGATGAGTTCAAAAAAATATATAGAAAAATGGCAAAACAGTTCCATCCAGATTTAAATCCAGATCCTTCGGCTGCTATTGAAATGAAAAAAATTAATATGTTTAAAGAAATTGTCGAACAATATTATGACAAATATGACATAGTTTAG
- the hpt gene encoding hypoxanthine phosphoribosyltransferase, giving the protein MEKHPLVKEILFSKEDIDTRTAELAAEIDKYYESQEVKDNTVILVGLLKGCVPFMANFIKYFKHECQTEYMVVSSYLGGTKTTGEPKINLDLNISIKDKHILIIEDIIDSGITLDYVKNYLSFKGAKEVKIVTLLDKPQGRTVNMEADWSGFTIKNEFVIGYGLDYDERLRNLPYVAVCDVDKLDDWKW; this is encoded by the coding sequence ATGGAAAAACATCCTTTAGTAAAAGAAATTCTATTTTCTAAAGAAGATATAGACACCAGAACTGCAGAACTTGCAGCTGAAATTGATAAGTACTACGAAAGTCAAGAAGTTAAAGACAACACAGTTATATTGGTGGGTCTTTTAAAGGGGTGTGTTCCTTTTATGGCTAATTTTATTAAGTATTTTAAACATGAGTGTCAAACAGAATATATGGTGGTTTCATCATATCTGGGTGGAACAAAAACCACAGGAGAACCAAAAATTAATTTGGATCTAAACATATCAATTAAAGATAAACATATATTAATAATAGAAGATATTATTGATTCTGGAATAACTTTAGATTATGTTAAAAACTACCTTTCTTTTAAAGGTGCTAAAGAAGTAAAAATAGTTACTCTTTTAGATAAACCACAAGGAAGAACTGTAAACATGGAAGCAGATTGAAGTGGATTTACAATCAAAAATGAGTTTGTAATTGGTTATGGACTTGATTATGATGAAAGACTAAGAAATCTTCCATACGTTGCTGTTTGTGACGTAGATAAATTAGATGATTGAAAATGATAA
- a CDS encoding phosphatase PAP2 family protein: MFRNRKTYIFIFLASIILAYFVLASLFDYDIAVTVSGKFKNGFFTLFFDTFAQVLIFSPLFLIFSIYSLKFTSFLKFKINIKILIQTIIIFLFTGFLIVYLFLIKKDKIVDYSLSIKLITFFTIFISLSILNIYVLKVILKNDEVEINQLVYKSNIVVIFLVLSWLNVILFKYIFGRNRPEDVIENNASFQYIFQINFNRTKTSTSFPSGHTMSAGQLIVFCYFLDFKKTKKERILKSILLVTIGFLIIATAISRILMQKHFLTDVSFSVVIIAGYYFLAPIIVNKINRRINNG; the protein is encoded by the coding sequence ATGTTTAGAAATAGAAAAACTTACATTTTTATTTTTTTGGCTTCAATTATTTTGGCTTATTTTGTTTTAGCCTCTCTTTTTGATTATGATATTGCAGTAACTGTTAGTGGTAAATTTAAAAATGGATTTTTTACACTATTTTTCGATACATTTGCTCAAGTCTTAATATTTTCTCCCTTATTCTTAATCTTTTCTATATATTCTCTAAAATTTACTTCTTTTCTAAAGTTTAAAATTAATATTAAAATACTAATTCAAACTATTATTATTTTTTTATTTACAGGATTTTTAATTGTCTATTTATTTTTAATTAAAAAGGATAAAATAGTTGATTATTCGCTTTCTATAAAATTGATTACATTTTTCACTATCTTTATTAGTTTGTCTATATTAAATATTTACGTCTTAAAAGTTATTTTAAAAAATGATGAAGTTGAGATAAATCAATTAGTTTATAAATCAAATATAGTTGTTATTTTCCTTGTTCTTAGTTGATTAAACGTCATTCTATTTAAATATATTTTTGGTAGAAATAGACCAGAAGATGTAATAGAAAATAATGCTTCATTTCAGTATATTTTTCAAATAAATTTTAATAGAACTAAAACTAGCACGAGTTTTCCTTCTGGTCACACAATGTCTGCTGGACAACTGATTGTATTTTGCTATTTTTTAGATTTTAAAAAAACTAAAAAAGAAAGAATATTAAAAAGTATACTATTAGTAACTATTGGTTTTTTAATAATAGCAACAGCAATTTCTAGAATACTCATGCAAAAGCATTTTTTAACAGATGTTTCTTTTTCGGTGGTGATAATAGCTGGTTATTATTTTTTAGCACCAATTATAGTAAATAAGATAAATAGGAGAATTAATAATGGCTAA
- the pyk gene encoding pyruvate kinase: MNKEIEFYEPSKIAKKIKRTKIVTTIGPSTHSKDDIRKLFESGMNVVRLNFSHGKQEEQSEKIKSVIELREELEKPISIMLDTKGPEIRIGKVLDGAQEIKAGTDVRVYTTQEEYLNRECKATEMTVSYDMSIDLKPGDTVLVDDGKLTLNVINVEPGLVNCKAFNTHTVKTNKRVNLPGVDFSLPFLAQKDIEDIKFGAKMKVDYIAASFVNSADNVNEIRQILKECNAEHVQIISKIESKIGIFNIDSIIEASDGIMVARGDLGLEIPYYEVPYWEKQMIRKCRKAGKVVVVATQMLESMTDNPQPTRAEVTDVYYATELGADATMLSGESAAGIYPFITTETMATINKRAELGFYGKIYYDRALEVARNSSTGKRAEIADELANITRNGKYEFAIVLSRTGELLRTISKFRPNVTILGVCEKEELWTGFGAMHSIFMNKVDNIDKTIDNKEVLSEIARSWGAKKGEEILIVKNEDIKTFTV; encoded by the coding sequence ATGAACAAAGAAATAGAATTTTACGAACCAAGTAAGATAGCGAAAAAAATTAAAAGAACTAAAATAGTAACAACAATAGGACCAAGTACTCATTCAAAAGATGATATTAGAAAATTATTTGAATCAGGAATGAATGTTGTAAGATTAAACTTCTCACACGGAAAACAAGAAGAACAATCAGAAAAAATTAAATCAGTAATAGAATTGAGAGAAGAGTTAGAAAAACCAATTTCAATTATGCTTGATACAAAAGGACCAGAAATTAGAATTGGTAAAGTTCTAGATGGTGCTCAAGAAATTAAAGCAGGTACTGATGTAAGAGTTTACACTACTCAAGAAGAATATTTAAATCGTGAATGTAAAGCAACTGAAATGACAGTTTCTTATGACATGAGTATTGATTTAAAACCTGGAGACACTGTTTTAGTGGATGATGGAAAACTTACATTAAATGTTATAAATGTTGAACCAGGATTAGTAAACTGTAAAGCATTTAACACACATACAGTTAAAACAAACAAGAGAGTTAATTTACCTGGTGTAGATTTCTCATTGCCATTCTTAGCACAAAAAGATATTGAAGATATCAAATTTGGAGCAAAAATGAAAGTTGACTATATTGCAGCATCATTTGTTAACTCAGCTGATAATGTAAATGAAATTAGACAAATTTTAAAAGAATGTAATGCAGAACATGTTCAAATTATTTCAAAAATAGAATCAAAAATTGGTATTTTCAATATTGATTCAATCATTGAAGCTTCAGATGGAATCATGGTAGCTCGTGGAGATCTAGGATTAGAAATCCCTTACTATGAAGTTCCATACTGAGAAAAACAAATGATAAGAAAATGTAGAAAAGCTGGTAAAGTTGTTGTTGTTGCAACACAAATGTTAGAATCAATGACTGACAACCCACAACCAACAAGAGCAGAAGTAACTGACGTTTACTATGCAACTGAATTAGGAGCTGATGCAACTATGTTAAGTGGTGAATCAGCAGCTGGAATCTATCCATTTATAACTACAGAAACTATGGCTACAATTAATAAACGTGCTGAATTAGGTTTCTATGGAAAAATATATTATGATAGAGCTTTAGAAGTAGCTAGAAATTCAAGTACAGGTAAAAGAGCTGAAATAGCTGATGAATTAGCAAACATAACAAGAAATGGTAAATATGAATTTGCAATAGTTTTATCAAGAACTGGTGAATTATTAAGAACAATTTCAAAATTCAGACCAAACGTTACAATTCTTGGTGTTTGTGAAAAAGAAGAATTATGAACTGGATTTGGAGCAATGCACTCAATCTTCATGAATAAAGTTGATAATATTGATAAAACAATTGATAATAAAGAAGTTTTATCAGAAATAGCAAGATCATGAGGAGCTAAAAAAGGTGAAGAGATCTTAATTGTTAAAAATGAAGATATAAAAACATTCACTGTTTAA
- the pfkA gene encoding 6-phosphofructokinase: MIKKIGVLTSGGDAPGMNAAVASVIKTAISKGIEPYIVRDGYKGLINNWIEKVDINFASDIISKGGTVIGSARLPEFKEESVRQKAVDNLKNMEIEALVVIGGDGSYQGAEKLTKMGINCIGLPGTIDNDIVSSDYTIGFDTALNTVIESLDQIRDTIQSHNRCMVVEIMGNGCGDLTLYGATGSGAEVFSTKESFLTEEQIINQVKELRSKNKRSVIVAVAEKNYDVNELAKKIEKESGYETRATILGHIQRGGKPTGMDRYLAVKAGMFAVEQLIAGKGGLYIGMSNNQLVARDIDSTLNMPKTDKTDEYEKLRNINKAV, from the coding sequence ATGATTAAAAAAATAGGTGTTTTAACATCAGGTGGTGATGCTCCTGGTATGAACGCAGCTGTTGCATCGGTTATAAAAACTGCTATTTCAAAAGGAATTGAACCTTACATCGTAAGAGATGGTTATAAAGGTTTAATAAATAATTGAATTGAAAAAGTAGATATAAATTTTGCATCAGATATTATTTCTAAAGGTGGAACAGTAATTGGTTCTGCAAGATTGCCAGAATTTAAAGAAGAATCAGTTAGACAAAAAGCTGTAGATAACTTAAAAAATATGGAAATAGAAGCTTTAGTTGTAATTGGTGGAGATGGAAGTTACCAAGGAGCTGAAAAGCTTACAAAAATGGGAATTAATTGTATAGGTCTTCCAGGAACAATAGATAATGATATTGTTTCTTCAGACTATACTATTGGTTTTGACACAGCACTAAACACTGTAATAGAATCACTAGATCAAATAAGAGACACAATACAATCTCACAATAGATGTATGGTAGTTGAAATAATGGGGAATGGTTGTGGTGATTTAACATTATACGGAGCAACAGGAAGTGGTGCAGAAGTATTTTCTACAAAAGAAAGTTTTTTAACAGAAGAACAAATTATTAATCAAGTAAAAGAATTACGTAGCAAAAACAAACGAAGCGTTATTGTTGCTGTAGCTGAAAAAAATTATGATGTGAATGAGTTAGCAAAAAAAATAGAAAAAGAATCTGGTTATGAAACAAGAGCCACAATTCTTGGACACATACAAAGAGGTGGAAAACCAACAGGTATGGATAGATATTTAGCAGTTAAAGCTGGTATGTTTGCAGTTGAACAATTAATTGCAGGTAAAGGTGGATTGTATATTGGAATGAGCAACAACCAATTAGTTGCAAGAGATATTGATTCAACTTTAAATATGCCAAAGACAGATAAAACTGATGAATATGAAAAACTAAGAAACATTAATAAAGCAGTTTAG